One window from the genome of Candidatus Methylomirabilota bacterium encodes:
- a CDS encoding adenylate/guanylate cyclase domain-containing protein, translating into MKCPRCQSQNREGVRFCEDCGGRLVTVCPSCGAELAPDKKFCGSCGSPVTTQPVERQTGSPQGYTPKHLAEKILTSRQALEGERKQVTVLFADLKGSMELLADQDPEEARRLLDPVLERMMEAVHRYEGTVNQVMGDGIMALFGAPLAHEDHAVRACHAALRMQQTVGWYAEELRRGRGVDVQIRIGLNSGEVVVRAIDSDLHMDYSAIGQTTHLAARMEQLARPGSTLISRDTLRLAEGYIEVKPLGPVPVKGMPDPVEVFELLRSEQVHSRLEASVARGLTPFVGREAEIDILHQAMARAAAGHGQIVAVSGEPGVGKSRLFWEFTHSHRAHGWLTMGAQATSYGKNTSYLTVKELLQSYFQLEERDDPRRVREKVTGKLLTLDESLRPTLPAFLQLLDVPVDDAEWQTPDLPQRRQRMLDAVKRLILREGQVQPVLAVFENLHWLDSESQAFLDSLVDSLPLARALVLVSYRPEYQHGWARKSYYTQFRIDPLPPQSAEELLSALVGDDPGLDPLKQLLIERTEGNPFFLEESVHTLAETKVLSGTRGHYRLTREVHKVQVPATVQAVLAARIDRQPIEGKRLLQAAAVIGKDVPMALLQAIADMPEEAVRRNLAQLQSGEFLYEISLFPSVEYTFRHALTHEVAYSSLLQDRRRALHGRVVQAMEQLYADRLPEHFERLAHHAVRGEVWPKAVSYLRQAGTKAAMRSANREAVIFFEQAMSALTRLPEGRVATEQAIDLRLDLRSPLLQMGQLERVLTLSQEAEAMAEKLGDEQRLARVYTYLINYHYLKGEPDLAIEYGERCLRIGDSAGDASLQALARGYLGYSCHAQGLYRRAHAILRENVEALELVQGDAPGGQAGVSYVTSSGWLAFTLAELGEFDAAAMSLDRAQRAGEASGHAYTQTIARTMAGLAWLRRGQLERALPALQRSLDACREKSLDVWRPIPSSLLGLTLVLLGRVDEGLRLLEDGVSLTEDLGVRAYLALWTVQLAEGLAAGRQLDRAGTVAQRALDLALRHKERGHQAWALRLLGELAGLAEPPAVGEAEGYFARALALAEELEMRPLQARAQLGLGRLLRLAGDRDRAEDHLATALGLLREMDMRFWLSRAAEELLHLGHLFVVARHNIQLYDYLKREYAGEPVTVILDRRHGQRRERDEVTTSERRHAERRRQIQVDDAIRTRGFAVVPEIIGGA; encoded by the coding sequence GTGAAGTGTCCCCGCTGTCAGTCCCAGAACCGAGAGGGCGTCCGGTTCTGTGAGGACTGCGGCGGCCGCCTGGTGACGGTCTGTCCGAGCTGCGGCGCCGAGCTGGCCCCCGACAAGAAGTTCTGCGGCTCCTGCGGCTCGCCGGTCACGACGCAGCCGGTCGAGCGTCAGACCGGTTCCCCGCAGGGCTACACGCCCAAGCATCTCGCCGAGAAGATTCTCACCTCGCGCCAGGCGCTGGAAGGCGAGCGCAAGCAGGTCACCGTGCTCTTCGCCGATCTCAAGGGCTCGATGGAGCTGCTCGCCGATCAGGACCCGGAGGAGGCCCGCCGGCTGCTGGATCCGGTGCTCGAGCGGATGATGGAGGCGGTGCACCGCTACGAGGGCACCGTGAACCAGGTGATGGGCGACGGGATCATGGCCCTCTTCGGCGCCCCGCTCGCCCACGAGGACCACGCGGTCCGCGCCTGCCACGCCGCCCTGCGCATGCAGCAGACGGTGGGATGGTACGCCGAGGAGCTGCGTCGTGGCCGCGGCGTGGACGTGCAGATCCGCATCGGGCTCAATTCCGGCGAGGTCGTGGTGCGCGCGATCGACAGCGACCTGCACATGGACTACTCGGCGATCGGCCAGACCACGCACCTGGCCGCCCGCATGGAGCAGCTCGCGCGGCCGGGCAGCACGCTGATCTCGCGCGACACGCTCCGCCTGGCCGAGGGCTACATCGAGGTCAAGCCGCTCGGGCCGGTGCCGGTCAAGGGCATGCCCGACCCGGTCGAGGTCTTCGAATTGCTGCGCAGCGAGCAGGTCCACTCGCGGCTCGAGGCCAGCGTCGCGCGCGGGCTCACCCCCTTCGTGGGCCGCGAGGCCGAGATCGACATCCTGCACCAGGCGATGGCGCGGGCCGCGGCCGGCCACGGGCAGATCGTCGCCGTCTCGGGCGAGCCCGGGGTGGGCAAGTCGCGTCTCTTCTGGGAATTCACCCACTCCCACCGCGCCCACGGCTGGCTGACGATGGGGGCCCAGGCCACGTCCTACGGCAAGAACACCTCGTACCTCACCGTCAAGGAGCTGCTCCAGTCGTACTTCCAGCTCGAAGAGCGCGACGATCCCCGTCGCGTTCGCGAGAAGGTCACCGGCAAGCTCCTGACCCTGGACGAGAGCCTGCGGCCCACGCTGCCCGCGTTCCTGCAGCTGCTGGACGTGCCGGTGGACGACGCGGAGTGGCAGACGCCGGACCTGCCCCAGCGGCGTCAGCGGATGCTCGACGCGGTGAAGCGGCTCATCCTGAGGGAAGGCCAGGTGCAGCCGGTGCTGGCGGTGTTCGAGAACCTCCACTGGCTCGACTCGGAGAGTCAGGCCTTTCTCGACAGCCTGGTGGACAGCCTGCCGCTCGCCCGCGCGCTCGTGCTGGTGAGCTACCGCCCCGAGTACCAGCACGGCTGGGCGCGCAAGAGCTACTACACCCAGTTCCGCATCGACCCGCTGCCGCCGCAGAGCGCCGAGGAATTGCTCAGCGCGCTGGTGGGCGACGATCCGGGCCTGGACCCGCTCAAGCAGCTCCTGATCGAGCGCACCGAGGGCAATCCGTTCTTCCTCGAGGAGAGCGTGCACACGCTGGCCGAGACCAAGGTGCTGTCGGGCACGCGCGGCCACTACCGGCTCACCCGCGAGGTCCACAAGGTCCAGGTGCCGGCCACCGTGCAGGCGGTGCTGGCCGCGCGCATCGACCGGCAGCCCATCGAGGGCAAGCGCCTCCTGCAGGCCGCCGCGGTGATCGGCAAGGACGTGCCGATGGCGCTGCTCCAGGCCATCGCCGACATGCCGGAGGAGGCGGTGCGCCGCAACCTGGCCCAGCTGCAATCCGGCGAGTTCCTGTACGAGATCAGCCTGTTCCCGAGCGTGGAGTACACCTTCCGCCACGCGCTCACCCACGAGGTCGCCTACTCGAGCCTGCTGCAGGACCGCCGGCGCGCGCTGCACGGCCGCGTCGTGCAAGCGATGGAGCAGCTCTACGCCGATCGGCTGCCCGAGCACTTCGAGCGGCTCGCCCACCACGCGGTGCGCGGCGAGGTGTGGCCCAAGGCGGTGTCCTACCTGCGCCAGGCCGGCACCAAGGCGGCCATGCGCTCGGCCAACCGGGAGGCGGTGATCTTCTTCGAGCAGGCCATGAGCGCGCTCACCCGGCTGCCCGAAGGCCGGGTCGCCACCGAGCAGGCCATCGATCTGCGCCTGGACCTGCGCTCGCCTCTTCTTCAGATGGGCCAGCTCGAGCGGGTGCTGACGCTGTCGCAGGAAGCGGAGGCGATGGCCGAGAAGCTGGGCGACGAGCAGCGCCTGGCCCGGGTCTACACGTACCTGATCAACTATCACTATCTGAAGGGCGAGCCCGATCTCGCCATCGAGTACGGTGAGCGCTGCCTGCGCATCGGCGACTCGGCGGGCGACGCCTCCCTGCAGGCGCTGGCCCGCGGCTACCTCGGGTACTCCTGCCACGCCCAGGGGCTCTATCGCCGCGCCCACGCGATCCTGCGCGAGAACGTGGAGGCGCTCGAGCTGGTGCAGGGCGATGCCCCGGGCGGTCAGGCCGGCGTCTCCTACGTCACCTCGAGCGGATGGCTCGCCTTCACGCTGGCCGAGCTGGGCGAGTTCGACGCGGCCGCGATGTCGCTGGACCGCGCCCAGCGCGCCGGCGAAGCGAGCGGCCACGCCTACACCCAGACCATCGCCCGCACCATGGCCGGGCTCGCGTGGCTGCGTCGCGGCCAGCTCGAGCGCGCGCTGCCCGCGCTGCAGCGGAGCCTGGACGCCTGCCGCGAGAAGAGCCTCGACGTGTGGCGGCCGATTCCCTCGTCGCTCCTCGGGCTCACGCTGGTGCTGCTGGGACGGGTGGACGAGGGCCTGCGCCTGCTGGAGGACGGCGTCTCGCTCACCGAGGATCTCGGGGTGCGCGCCTACCTGGCGCTCTGGACCGTCCAGCTCGCCGAGGGCCTGGCCGCCGGGCGGCAGCTCGACCGCGCGGGCACGGTGGCCCAGCGCGCGCTCGACCTGGCCCTGCGCCACAAGGAGCGCGGGCACCAGGCGTGGGCGCTGCGGCTGCTGGGCGAGCTGGCCGGCCTCGCCGAGCCCCCCGCGGTGGGCGAGGCCGAAGGCTACTTCGCCAGGGCGCTCGCGCTGGCCGAGGAGCTGGAGATGCGGCCGCTCCAGGCGCGCGCCCAGCTCGGTCTGGGCCGGCTGCTCCGCCTGGCCGGTGACCGCGACCGCGCCGAGGATCATCTGGCCACCGCGCTCGGCCTGCTGCGCGAGATGGACATGCGCTTCTGGCTCTCGCGGGCCGCCGAGGAGCTGCTGCATCTGGGGCACCTGTTCGTGGTGGCGCGCCACAACATCCAGCTCTACGACTATCTCAAGCGCGAGTACGCGGGTGAGCCGGTCACGGTGATCCTCGACCGCCGCCACGGCCAGCGCCGCGAGCGCGACGAGGTCACGACTTCCGAGCGCCGGCACGCCGAGCGGCGCCGGCAGATCCAGGTCGACGACGCGATCCGGACCCGCGGCTTCGCGGTGGTCCCCGAGATCATCGGAGGAGCCTGA
- a CDS encoding isocitrate lyase/phosphoenolpyruvate mutase family protein, producing MTVSQHEKAARFRALHEAPGAFVIPNPWDAGSARVLAALGFPALATSSGAQAGILGRRDGKVSREEALAHCRGIVEATDLPVSADLEKCFADAPAEAAQTIRLAGSVGLVGGSIEDATGNKDKPLFDIGLATERVAAAVAAARALPFPFTLTARTESFLRGNPNLGDVIKRLQAFEQAGADVLMAPGLPDLAAVRAVCAAVSKPVNFMVGIPGKSFTVAELTAAGVKRISLATSLYRSAMSGLIDAAREVKDKGTFDYVARGVSTPDLAAFMQG from the coding sequence ATGACCGTCAGCCAGCACGAGAAGGCGGCGCGCTTCCGCGCCCTGCACGAGGCGCCGGGCGCCTTCGTCATCCCCAACCCGTGGGACGCGGGCTCGGCGCGCGTCCTCGCCGCGCTCGGCTTCCCGGCCCTCGCCACCTCGAGCGGCGCGCAGGCCGGCATCCTCGGCCGCCGCGACGGCAAGGTCTCGCGCGAGGAGGCGCTCGCGCACTGCCGGGGCATCGTGGAGGCGACCGACCTGCCCGTCTCGGCCGATCTGGAGAAGTGCTTCGCCGACGCGCCCGCGGAGGCGGCGCAGACGATCCGGCTGGCCGGCTCGGTGGGCCTGGTGGGCGGGTCGATCGAGGACGCCACCGGCAACAAGGACAAGCCGCTGTTCGATATCGGGCTGGCCACCGAGCGGGTGGCCGCGGCGGTCGCGGCGGCCCGCGCCCTGCCGTTTCCCTTCACCCTGACCGCGCGCACCGAGAGCTTCCTGCGCGGCAACCCGAACCTGGGCGACGTGATCAAGCGGCTGCAGGCCTTCGAGCAGGCGGGGGCCGACGTCCTGATGGCGCCCGGCCTGCCCGATCTCGCCGCGGTCCGCGCGGTCTGCGCGGCGGTCTCGAAGCCGGTGAACTTCATGGTGGGCATCCCGGGCAAGTCGTTCACGGTGGCCGAGCTGACCGCGGCCGGCGTGAAGCGGATCAGCCTCGCGACCTCGCTCTATCGGAGCGCGATGAGCGGGCTGATCGACGCCGCCCGCGAGGTCAAGGACAAGGGCACCTTCGACTACGTCGCCCGCGGGGTGTCCACGCCCGATCTCGCGGCCTTCATGCAGGGGTGA
- a CDS encoding DUF427 domain-containing protein, with translation MPTPAPHITIEPNPNRVIVRAGGAIIADTTRALVMRAPGTPDVQYIPREDVDMASLLRTSHVTHCPYKGDASYWSIRSGSRTVDNAVWSYEAPFDAMAPIKGHLAFYGDRVDSIEEQAR, from the coding sequence ATGCCGACCCCGGCGCCCCACATCACGATCGAGCCCAACCCGAACCGGGTGATCGTCCGCGCCGGCGGTGCGATCATCGCCGACACCACCCGCGCGCTGGTCATGCGCGCGCCGGGGACTCCGGACGTCCAGTACATCCCGCGCGAGGACGTGGACATGGCGAGCCTGCTCCGCACGTCGCACGTCACCCACTGTCCCTACAAGGGCGATGCGTCGTACTGGAGCATCCGGAGCGGGTCGCGCACCGTGGACAACGCGGTGTGGAGCTACGAGGCGCCGTTCGACGCGATGGCCCCGATCAAGGGCCACCTGGCGTTCTACGGCGATCGCGTCGACTCGATCGAGGAGCAGGCCCGCTAG
- a CDS encoding amidohydrolase family protein has protein sequence MPAPEGIDIHAHFFPERFFRAIEEAGASSGGQIDRSDPRGPAIVVKGSSTAPLEARYYDLGKRVASMNRQGVAVQALSLTAPMVYWGQGEFGARLAREWNDGASAAHVAHPDRFVVCATLPMQDTAQALAELERAATLPGVRAVYMGTNVNGRNLSDPALFPVFERCQALGLPIGLHPFNVNGAERLRAYYLTNLLGNPYDTGIAAAHLIFGGVLDRLPKLQVILPHAGGTVPLVWGRLQRGQKVRPEANRAARKPVRAYLRRFTYDTISHDPGALRYLIDTVGADRVMLGTDFCFDMGYEKPLDIIRDRSVKLSRADQAKVIRDNAARLLRLR, from the coding sequence GTGCCGGCACCCGAGGGCATCGACATCCACGCGCATTTCTTCCCCGAGCGCTTCTTCCGCGCGATCGAGGAGGCCGGCGCGTCTTCGGGCGGCCAGATCGATCGCTCGGACCCGCGCGGCCCCGCGATCGTGGTGAAGGGGAGCAGCACCGCGCCGCTCGAGGCGCGCTACTACGATCTGGGCAAGCGGGTGGCCTCGATGAACCGGCAGGGCGTGGCGGTCCAGGCCCTGTCGCTCACCGCCCCGATGGTGTACTGGGGACAGGGCGAGTTCGGCGCCCGCCTCGCCCGCGAGTGGAACGACGGGGCCAGCGCCGCGCACGTGGCCCATCCCGACCGCTTCGTGGTCTGCGCCACCCTGCCGATGCAGGACACCGCGCAGGCCCTGGCCGAGCTGGAGCGGGCCGCGACGCTGCCCGGCGTGCGCGCGGTCTACATGGGCACCAACGTCAACGGCCGCAACCTCTCGGATCCCGCGCTCTTCCCGGTCTTCGAGCGCTGTCAGGCGCTCGGGCTGCCGATCGGGCTGCACCCGTTCAACGTCAACGGCGCGGAGCGGCTCCGGGCCTACTACCTCACCAACCTGCTGGGCAACCCCTACGACACCGGCATCGCGGCGGCCCACCTCATCTTCGGCGGCGTGCTGGACCGGCTGCCGAAGCTGCAGGTGATCCTGCCGCATGCCGGCGGCACCGTGCCCCTGGTGTGGGGCCGGCTGCAGCGCGGCCAGAAGGTGCGCCCGGAGGCGAACCGGGCGGCCCGCAAGCCGGTGCGCGCCTACCTGCGGCGCTTCACCTACGACACGATCAGCCACGATCCGGGCGCCCTGCGCTACCTGATCGACACCGTCGGGGCGGACCGGGTGATGCTCGGCACCGACTTCTGCTTCGACATGGGCTACGAGAAGCCGCTCGACATCATCCGCGACCGGAGCGTCAAGCTGTCGCGGGCCGATCAGGCCAAGGTCATCCGCGACAACGCCGCGCGGCTGCTACGCCTGCGCTGA
- a CDS encoding branched-chain amino acid ABC transporter permease, with amino-acid sequence MSTEFWIAQSFNGISYGALLFLLASGLSLIFGVMRIVNLAHGSYFMLGGYVGLTVALRTQSFTLACLAGAVAVGLIGIGMERLFLRRLRNEVLGQVLLTIGFALIFQDLALLIWGGDPYTVPIPAVLTGTVRLGGAVFPIYRIFIVAVAIVVGLSMWLALDRTRAGAMIRAAVDDAEMAQGVGINVPRVSTAVFALGAALAALGGVIGGGFLGVYPGADFEVLPYAFVVVIVGGLGSLPGAVAGSLLVGLLDNFGKALFPELSYFTLFAPMAVILALRPTGLFGRS; translated from the coding sequence GTGAGCACCGAGTTCTGGATCGCGCAGTCCTTCAACGGCATCTCCTACGGCGCGCTCCTCTTCCTGCTCGCCAGCGGCCTGTCGTTGATCTTTGGCGTCATGCGGATCGTCAACCTGGCCCACGGCTCCTACTTCATGCTGGGTGGCTACGTGGGGCTGACCGTCGCGTTGCGCACGCAATCGTTCACGCTGGCCTGCCTGGCCGGCGCGGTGGCGGTCGGATTGATCGGTATCGGCATGGAGCGGCTCTTCCTGCGCCGGCTGCGCAACGAGGTCCTGGGCCAGGTCCTGCTCACCATCGGCTTCGCCCTGATCTTCCAGGACCTCGCGCTGCTGATCTGGGGCGGCGATCCCTACACGGTGCCGATCCCCGCGGTGCTGACGGGGACCGTGCGCCTCGGCGGCGCGGTGTTTCCGATCTACCGGATCTTCATCGTGGCGGTGGCGATCGTGGTGGGCCTCTCCATGTGGCTGGCGCTCGACCGCACGCGCGCCGGCGCGATGATCCGCGCCGCGGTGGACGACGCGGAGATGGCGCAGGGCGTGGGCATCAACGTGCCGCGGGTGTCAACGGCCGTCTTTGCCCTGGGCGCCGCGCTGGCCGCGCTGGGCGGCGTGATCGGCGGCGGCTTCCTCGGGGTCTACCCGGGCGCGGACTTCGAGGTGCTGCCCTACGCCTTCGTGGTGGTGATCGTGGGCGGCCTCGGCAGCCTGCCCGGCGCGGTCGCGGGCAGCCTGCTCGTCGGCCTGCTCGACAACTTCGGCAAGGCGCTCTTCCCCGAGCTGTCGTACTTCACGCTGTTCGCGCCGATGGCGGTGATCCTGGCCCTGCGGCCCACCGGCCTCTTCGGCCGCTCGTGA
- a CDS encoding branched-chain amino acid ABC transporter permease has protein sequence MIARRALLAVVAVAVLAAIAPLLPAYPLTLLTQALIVGILAMSLDVLLGYTGLTSLGHAAYFGVGAYAVAIMATEKQAGLLSCLVVGVLLAALTAAIFGLLAIRATGTYFLMITLALGMVIWGLAFRWVSLTKGDNGIAGVPRPALGPLELSGPLPFFYFCLVAAALAWALMGLLVVSPFGLGLRGIRGSESRMLALGYNVWLHKYVAFVLSGVFAGFGGTLWAYYNGFVSPNDVQLVTSVETLLMVALGGSGTLIGPALGAGLIVFLKNFVSVYTKRWLLILGAVYIGVILYAPNGIVGALRGRRR, from the coding sequence GTGATCGCCCGCCGCGCCCTGCTGGCCGTCGTCGCGGTCGCGGTCCTGGCCGCGATCGCCCCGCTCCTGCCCGCGTATCCGCTCACCCTGCTGACCCAGGCGCTCATCGTGGGCATCCTGGCCATGAGCCTCGACGTGCTGCTGGGCTACACCGGGCTCACGTCGCTCGGTCACGCCGCGTACTTCGGGGTCGGGGCCTACGCGGTGGCGATCATGGCCACCGAGAAGCAGGCCGGGCTGCTCTCCTGCCTGGTGGTGGGCGTGCTGCTCGCCGCGCTCACCGCGGCGATCTTCGGCCTGCTCGCCATCCGCGCCACCGGCACCTACTTCCTGATGATCACGCTGGCGCTCGGCATGGTGATCTGGGGCCTCGCGTTCCGGTGGGTCTCGCTCACCAAGGGCGACAACGGCATCGCGGGCGTGCCGCGGCCGGCGCTCGGGCCGCTCGAGCTGAGCGGGCCGCTGCCGTTCTTCTACTTCTGCCTGGTCGCCGCGGCGCTGGCGTGGGCGCTGATGGGCCTGCTGGTGGTGTCGCCGTTCGGCCTCGGCCTGCGCGGGATCCGGGGCAGCGAGAGCCGCATGCTCGCGCTGGGCTACAACGTGTGGCTGCACAAGTACGTCGCGTTCGTCCTCTCGGGCGTCTTCGCGGGCTTCGGCGGCACGCTCTGGGCGTACTACAACGGCTTCGTCAGCCCGAACGACGTGCAGCTCGTGACCTCGGTCGAGACCCTGTTGATGGTCGCGCTCGGCGGCTCCGGCACCCTGATCGGCCCCGCCCTCGGCGCGGGGCTCATCGTGTTCCTGAAGAACTTCGTGAGCGTGTACACCAAGCGGTGGCTGCTGATCCTGGGCGCGGTCTACATCGGGGTCATCCTCTACGCCCCGAACGGCATCGTCGGCGCGCTGCGAGGCCGGCGCCGCTGA
- a CDS encoding ABC transporter ATP-binding protein: MLAAETAHAALRLDAVCRSFGGLQAVDSVTLAVRPGERRALIGPNGAGKTTLFNLISGALPLTTGRISLFGRDVTSAPAHRRAALGLSRTFQITNLFPDLTVLENCLLAAQAHRRTRFAMLRPVSHYVALQERARMTLASLALESLGDAVVRNLSHGEQRQLEIALALAGRPRVLLLDEPTAGLSPAESRLMAGLLRGLDPSITVLMIEHDMDIALELSEMVTVLHYGRVIADGPRERVKADPQVKEIYLGA, encoded by the coding sequence ATGCTCGCCGCCGAGACGGCCCACGCGGCCCTGCGTCTGGACGCGGTCTGCCGCTCGTTCGGCGGCCTGCAGGCGGTGGACTCGGTGACGCTCGCGGTGCGCCCGGGGGAGCGGCGCGCGCTCATCGGGCCCAACGGGGCCGGGAAGACCACGCTGTTCAACCTGATCTCGGGGGCGCTGCCGCTCACCACCGGCCGCATCTCGTTGTTCGGGCGCGACGTGACCTCCGCCCCCGCGCATCGCCGCGCCGCGCTCGGTCTCTCCCGCACGTTCCAGATCACCAACCTGTTCCCCGACCTCACCGTGCTCGAGAACTGCCTGCTCGCGGCGCAGGCCCACCGCCGCACGCGGTTCGCGATGCTGCGCCCGGTGTCACACTACGTGGCGCTCCAGGAGCGCGCCCGGATGACGCTGGCCTCGCTCGCGCTCGAGAGCCTGGGCGACGCGGTCGTGCGCAACCTCTCGCACGGCGAGCAGCGGCAGCTCGAGATCGCCCTGGCCCTGGCCGGCCGGCCCCGCGTGCTGCTGCTGGACGAGCCGACCGCCGGGCTCTCGCCGGCGGAGTCGCGCCTGATGGCCGGGCTGCTGCGCGGGCTCGATCCGTCGATCACGGTGCTGATGATCGAGCACGACATGGACATCGCGCTGGAGCTGTCCGAGATGGTGACGGTGCTCCACTACGGGCGCGTCATCGCCGATGGCCCGCGCGAGCGCGTGAAGGCCGACCCGCAGGTGAAGGAGATCTACCTTGGCGCTTGA
- a CDS encoding ABC transporter ATP-binding protein: MALEVDGLHTYYGESHVLHGVSLRVDPGEVLAILGRNGMGKTTLVRSIVGFTPPRDGRVRYKDTELTALPPYRMVSLGVALVPQGRRVFPSLSVRENLDVARHGTGRWSLEQVYALFPRLRERAGNRANKLSGGEQQMLAIGRALMSNPDLLLLDEPTEGLAPLLVREVGRVLAELKRGGLSILLVEQNLGLALSVADRIHVLSRGQIVHTGTPAELMRNDDVKTRYLGVT; encoded by the coding sequence TTGGCGCTTGAGGTGGACGGCCTCCACACCTACTACGGCGAGAGCCACGTGCTCCACGGCGTGTCGCTGCGGGTGGACCCCGGCGAGGTGCTGGCGATCCTGGGCCGCAACGGCATGGGCAAGACCACGCTCGTCCGGTCCATCGTGGGGTTCACCCCGCCGCGCGACGGCCGGGTGCGCTACAAGGACACCGAGCTGACCGCGCTGCCGCCCTACCGCATGGTGAGCCTCGGCGTGGCGCTGGTGCCGCAGGGCCGCCGGGTCTTCCCCTCGCTGAGCGTGCGCGAGAACCTGGACGTGGCCCGCCACGGCACCGGCCGCTGGAGCCTCGAGCAGGTGTACGCTCTGTTTCCGCGCCTGCGTGAGCGCGCGGGCAACCGCGCGAACAAGCTCTCCGGCGGCGAGCAGCAGATGCTGGCGATCGGCCGGGCCCTGATGTCGAATCCCGACCTGCTGCTGCTGGACGAGCCGACCGAGGGGCTCGCGCCCCTGCTGGTGCGCGAGGTGGGCCGGGTGCTCGCGGAGCTGAAGCGCGGCGGGCTGTCGATCCTGCTGGTGGAGCAGAACCTCGGGCTGGCCCTGTCGGTGGCCGACCGGATCCACGTGCTGAGCCGCGGGCAGATCGTCCATACCGGGACGCCCGCCGAGCTCATGCGCAACGACGACGTGAAGACACGCTACCTCGGAGTCACGTGA
- a CDS encoding adenylate/guanylate cyclase domain-containing protein, translating into MATGLNPAPVLRVINSVGNMLGASIAFFYFRVIDPGYSARMRLGWIEIAYSALIVAALIGIGQWYSARWLAPIVRAGLEPDTVDEADLAVARRRALLFPYFLAAVSAAGWTMAGLIFGVALPIGMGHFSLPESLRNIFGVTVISGSVTCAFIFFASEYAWRRRLPHLFPAGDLRAVPGIPRLVVRARLLAIFLLTSVVPLTVLGILAYTRALELVGADPAAAAAIVSGLRLAIGFILAVGVIAAVGLALFAANSVAAPLKQVENAMAEVERGRLDGRAPVVSTDEIGAVAEGFNRMLQGLRDRERVKETFGKYVTPEIRDEILSGRISGEGELKEVTVLFADIRDFTPWVEATAPRDVVQDLNEYFTEMGEAIGRHHGLVLQFIGDEIEAVFGAPIASPEHATHAVRAALDMRRRLRAWNVRREAAGKPVLRHGIGIHTGTVLAGNIGGGERLSYALVGDPVNLASRIQGLTKNFEVDILISEATRKSIDATLTVEELSAVRVKGRAEEVNVYKVV; encoded by the coding sequence ATGGCCACCGGTCTCAACCCGGCGCCCGTCCTGCGCGTGATCAACAGCGTGGGCAACATGCTCGGCGCGAGCATCGCATTCTTCTATTTCCGGGTGATCGACCCCGGCTACTCCGCCAGGATGCGGCTCGGCTGGATCGAGATCGCCTACTCGGCCCTGATCGTCGCCGCGCTGATCGGGATCGGGCAATGGTACAGCGCACGCTGGCTCGCGCCCATCGTTCGCGCCGGGCTCGAGCCCGACACCGTCGACGAGGCAGACCTCGCGGTAGCCCGGCGGCGCGCGCTCCTGTTTCCCTACTTCCTGGCCGCGGTCTCCGCCGCGGGCTGGACGATGGCGGGGCTGATCTTCGGCGTCGCGCTGCCGATCGGCATGGGCCACTTCTCGCTCCCCGAGTCCCTGCGCAACATCTTCGGCGTGACCGTCATCTCCGGCAGCGTCACCTGCGCCTTCATCTTCTTCGCGAGCGAGTACGCGTGGCGCCGCCGCCTGCCCCACCTTTTTCCCGCCGGCGATCTGCGCGCCGTGCCGGGCATCCCGCGCCTGGTGGTCCGGGCGCGGCTGCTCGCGATCTTCCTGCTCACCAGCGTGGTGCCGCTCACCGTGCTCGGCATCCTGGCCTACACCCGCGCCCTCGAGCTGGTGGGCGCCGACCCCGCCGCGGCCGCCGCGATCGTCTCCGGCCTGCGGCTCGCCATCGGCTTCATCCTCGCGGTCGGCGTGATCGCGGCGGTGGGTCTTGCGCTCTTCGCGGCCAACAGCGTGGCCGCGCCACTCAAGCAGGTCGAGAACGCGATGGCGGAAGTCGAGCGCGGCCGGCTCGACGGCCGGGCCCCGGTGGTGAGCACCGACGAGATCGGGGCGGTGGCGGAGGGCTTCAACCGCATGTTGCAGGGCCTGCGCGATCGCGAGCGGGTCAAGGAGACCTTCGGCAAGTACGTGACGCCCGAGATCCGCGACGAGATCCTCTCCGGGCGGATCAGCGGCGAGGGCGAGCTGAAGGAGGTGACGGTGCTCTTCGCGGACATCCGCGACTTCACCCCGTGGGTGGAGGCCACCGCGCCCCGCGACGTGGTGCAGGATCTCAACGAGTACTTCACCGAGATGGGCGAGGCCATCGGTCGCCACCACGGGCTGGTGCTCCAGTTCATCGGCGACGAGATCGAGGCCGTCTTCGGCGCGCCCATTGCCTCCCCGGAGCACGCCACCCACGCGGTGCGCGCCGCGCTGGACATGCGCCGGCGCCTGCGCGCCTGGAACGTGCGGCGAGAGGCGGCGGGCAAGCCCGTCCTGCGCCACGGCATCGGCATCCACACCGGGACGGTGCTGGCCGGCAACATCGGCGGCGGGGAGCGGCTCTCCTATGCGCTGGTGGGCGATCCGGTGAACCTCGCCTCGCGCATCCAGGGGCTCACCAAGAATTTCGAGGTGGACATCCTGATCAGCGAGGCCACCCGCAAGTCCATCGATGCCACGCTCACGGTGGAGGAGCTCTCCGCGGTGCGGGTGAAGGGTCGCGCCGAGGAAGTGAACGTCTACAAGGTCGTGTGA